The Moorella glycerini genomic interval ACAGCCGCTGCAGGATCTCCAGGAAATTGGTCGGCGGCGCGTCCTTCAGGGCCATGCCCCGGGCGAAGGTGCTGTACAGGTGCATGTGGGTATTGGTCATGCCGGGCATAATCACCATACCCCGGGCATCCAGCCATTCCGCCTCCGGGTAGCGTTGCTGCAATTCAGCCGTTGGGCCAACGGCAACTATCCGGTCACCTTCAATAGCCACCGCACCTTCTTCCTGATAGGGATTATCCGGGACTAGAGTTAACAGGCGGCCGTTACCAATAAGGAGCATATAAGTACACCTCCATAAAAGATATTGTACTTACCTGAATCCGTGATAATAACAACTGGGTAGAACTCGCACTAACAGTAAATGGTATTAACAGTTATATTTAACATCTGCTGATACATTGAATTGGGTCTAAAGTTGATTATGTGGACGAAGGCTATTTACTCTTACCTTGGGTCCCCTGGATAAGGGAATAACAAAGTAGACCTCTCGTCCTAAGAGGCTTGGAGCCTGCTTATACAGCTAACTGGAGCTAGAAGTTCTGTATTAAGCCAACGCTTTATATAGGTACCGGAAAGCTGGATACCACGGGCTGTGCTGCCCAAATCGTAATTTGACCTGCCGGGCGTGGTGAACCAGCCGGGACGCTATGGTAATCAGGTTTTGTATAACGGTACGCAGCCGCCGGCGTTGAGCTTTCTTATTGCGCAGCGGTACCTCCTTTAGCGGGAGGCTAAACTGCCCCAGAAGCCTTAGAATGTTGTAGGCGAAAACACCCAGGTGTAGCACCAGGTCATTGGTGGCAAACTTGCCGCTGGGCAGCCGTTCCAGGTCTAAATCGTTTTTGATTTCACTGTGGAATTGCTCACTGGTGCCGTGGTCGTGGTAGAGGGTAATGATATCCTCCACCGGGTCGGGTAAAGTGGTCCAGTAGGTTTCGACCTCAATTTCCGGGACCAGGAGAAGCTGGCCGTTTCGTAATATCGTCCGCTCGGTGACCTTATACACCAGACGGACAGGGGTGTCAGCACCCTCGATTTTCACCATCTGGTGCCCCCGATAGACGGTTTTTCCCTCCCGTTCTAGGGTGGCGGTACCATTTTCCTTGGCAATGGCCAGCCAGGCCTCCGGCGTTTCCTTGCGCAGGTTACGCTTAATGATAAAATCGGCTTTGATTTCCGGGTCCAAACAGACCTGGAGATTATCCTGGCTGTCATTACCGCCATCCATCCGTACTAAAAGTGGCAGCGAAGTGATAGCGCGAGCAAAGGTTAGAGCTTGTCGCAGGAACTCCGGCGTCCCTTTTTGGCAATGCTGTTTCCCGGCCCGCAGTTCGGTATGGACGCAGTAGCCTTCCCTACCGAGGTAGGCGAAGATAGGCGCATAACCGTCGTAGCCCTTATAGGTCCTGGAAACACCCTCTTTCTTGGAATTTGAATTATCAAAGGGAGTAACATCAATATCCAAAGGGACATATTGGCGCTTTAGTTCCCTGGAACCCAGGGTAACAGGAGTTACCGGTGCCTTAAGTTTCTTAAGGAACCTGGCCGTTTCCTCGAGGATAATCTCCTGGTAGGGTACACTATGAGCTATCATATCCAGGCGCTGGCGCAGGGTAGGGCTTGAAGGCACATCCTGAATACCCAGCGCCGCAGCGAAGAAGGGGTCATCCCGAAAAAGCTCAATATGGTCAAAATCACTGCGACCCTGGCAAAGCAGGCCCACGTAAGAGGTGATAACATCCCCGTGAGAAATATCCGGAGAAGAAACACCAGGTATCCGGGTCTTATTTAGCCTGAGTTTCAGAGCAGTATGATCAATGATTTCCCCCACCAGAGCCAGTCCGGCAACGGGGGTAAGGTGTTCATCAGACTGTTCAATGATGAATTTCATGGCCGCACCTCGCAGGTGAACATGGATTCGTTTGCCATCCAGCCTATTATACCTTATTTTTCGCGAGGTTTTGAGCCATATCCAGATATTTTGTTATTGGGTTGTCACGGATTCAGGTACTTAACTAATCTGCCAGCGCTTTTTCTACAGCTTTAATGATGTTCTGGTAACCGGTGCAGCGGCATAAATGACCGGACAATTCTCTTTTAATTTCTTCCCGCGTATATTTTTTACCGCTTTCTACCATGGCCGTTGCCGTAAGGACATAACCGGGCGTGCAGAAACCGCACTGGATGGCCCCCTCTTCAATAAAGGCTTTTTGTACCTTGGAAAGCTCCCCGTTTTTAGCTATTCCTTCTATCGTGACGATATTTTTGCCCTCGGCCCAAACAGCCAGGTAAATACACGAATCAACCGGCATGCCGTCGATGAGAACCGTGCAGGCGCCGCATTCACCAACGCCACACCCTTTTTTAACCCCGGTATATCCTAAACGGTTGCGCAAGACTTCAAGCAACGATTCGCCAATGTCTACTTCCAGAGTTGCCTGTATCCCATTTACTGTCAAGGAAATTTTTTTAAGCAATTTCCGCACCCCCCGCCTTGACAATAGCCGCTTGCAGCGCCCTCCGGGTGAGTTCTTCAACTAAGTGCTCCCTGTATTCTTTGGAAGCACGCCAGGAGGTCCTTGCCCTCGTCGATTTAACGGCTAATTTCCCAATTGCCGCTATGGTTTCCCGGGAGATTACTTTGCCTTTGGCAAACACTTCTGCTTCGCGACATCTTAAAGGAGTTGGACCGGCCACCCCCAGTCCAATCCTGACATCGGCAAAAATATTTCCTTCCTTTATTTTACAAATCACTGCCACACCTAAAGTAGCGATATCCATTGCCTTGCGCATGGAAAATTTTATATAGTGTCCACCATAGCCCTGATAATCCTCAGGGGTAACTATTATTTCTGTAAGGATTTCCCCGGGCTTTAAATCAACCTTGCCAGGGCCCAGGTAGAATTCCTGGATGGGAACAACCCGCTCACCTTGATTGCTCTGTAATTTTAACCTGGCATCAAGGGCCAGCAAGGTGGAAGCACTGTCGGCAGACGTGGCCCCGTTGCAAATATTGCCGCCGATAGTAGCCACGTTGCGGATCTGCGGTCCCCCCATGGACAGGGCGGCTTCTGCTAGAACAGGAATATTGTCTTTGATAACAGGATCATTGACAACTTGAGTGAAAGTAGTTAACGGCCCGATTACGATCGTACCATCTTCAAGTTTACGAATACCTTGCAAGGATTTTATTTTGCGGATGCTGAGTAACGCTGCTTTTTCAATCTGGCCATGATGCAGTTTAATCAAAACATCCGTACCGCCCGCAATGATGGTCAGGTTAGGATTAGCCGCCAGCAGCGCGGTGGCTTCATTTACTGTTGCCGCCTCAAAATATCCTTGAATGTTGTACACCCATCCTCACCACCTTCCTATATTAAGCCGGCTTCCTTGAACTTTTCAAAGACCCGCTGGGGGTTCATGGGTAGCCTGTTAAAGGCCACGCCAGTCGCGTCTAAAACGGCATTGCGAATCGCCGGTGCCACGGGAATAGTCGGCGGCTCTCCTAAAGCCTTGCAACCAAAGGGGCTGGTGGGTTCAAAGGTTTCGACAAAAGCCACACCAATATCCGGGATATCCATTATCGTCGGCATTTTATAGTCCAGCAAATTATTATTCAGGGGTTTGC includes:
- a CDS encoding IS1380 family transposase, whose product is MKFIIEQSDEHLTPVAGLALVGEIIDHTALKLRLNKTRIPGVSSPDISHGDVITSYVGLLCQGRSDFDHIELFRDDPFFAAALGIQDVPSSPTLRQRLDMIAHSVPYQEIILEETARFLKKLKAPVTPVTLGSRELKRQYVPLDIDVTPFDNSNSKKEGVSRTYKGYDGYAPIFAYLGREGYCVHTELRAGKQHCQKGTPEFLRQALTFARAITSLPLLVRMDGGNDSQDNLQVCLDPEIKADFIIKRNLRKETPEAWLAIAKENGTATLEREGKTVYRGHQMVKIEGADTPVRLVYKVTERTILRNGQLLLVPEIEVETYWTTLPDPVEDIITLYHDHGTSEQFHSEIKNDLDLERLPSGKFATNDLVLHLGVFAYNILRLLGQFSLPLKEVPLRNKKAQRRRLRTVIQNLITIASRLVHHARQVKLRFGQHSPWYPAFRYLYKALA
- the xdhC gene encoding xanthine dehydrogenase subunit XdhC, which gives rise to MLKKISLTVNGIQATLEVDIGESLLEVLRNRLGYTGVKKGCGVGECGACTVLIDGMPVDSCIYLAVWAEGKNIVTIEGIAKNGELSKVQKAFIEEGAIQCGFCTPGYVLTATAMVESGKKYTREEIKRELSGHLCRCTGYQNIIKAVEKALAD
- the xdhB gene encoding xanthine dehydrogenase FAD-binding subunit XdhB, whose translation is MYNIQGYFEAATVNEATALLAANPNLTIIAGGTDVLIKLHHGQIEKAALLSIRKIKSLQGIRKLEDGTIVIGPLTTFTQVVNDPVIKDNIPVLAEAALSMGGPQIRNVATIGGNICNGATSADSASTLLALDARLKLQSNQGERVVPIQEFYLGPGKVDLKPGEILTEIIVTPEDYQGYGGHYIKFSMRKAMDIATLGVAVICKIKEGNIFADVRIGLGVAGPTPLRCREAEVFAKGKVISRETIAAIGKLAVKSTRARTSWRASKEYREHLVEELTRRALQAAIVKAGGAEIA